The Streptomyces sp. GSL17-111 region ATGGGTGGGTGGGGTTCGACGAGGTCGCGGACGAGCTGTACCGGGGGCCGCCGGAGGAGTTCACGGCGGCGCGGGACGCGGCCGTGCGGGCGGCGCGGAAGGCCGGTGAGCGGCGGCTCGCGGCGGAGCTGAAGGAGTTGCGGCGGCCGACGCGGGCCGCGTGGGTCAGCAACGTGCTGGTGCGGGAGCGGCCGGAGGAGGTCGGGCCGCTGGTGGAGCTGGGCGAGGCGCTGCGGCGGGCGCAGGCGGAGTTGGACGGCGCGCAGTTGCGCGAACTGGGCGCGCGGCAGCACGCGGTGGTGGCGGCGATGGCGCAGGAGGCGGGCCGGTTGGCGTCGGCCGCCGGGCGTCCGGTGGGGGACGACGTCCTGGAGGAGGTCCGCCGGACGCTGCACGCGGTGCTGGCCGATCCGGAGGCGGCCCGGCGGTGGGCGGAGGGGCGGCTGGTGCGGCCGTTGCGGGCGGAGGCCGGGTTTCCGGCGGTGGCGGCGGAGCCGGGGGCGGTGCGGGATCTGGACGCCGCGCGGGATCGGCGGCGGGCGCGGGAGGCGCGGGCCGGACGACGGGAGGCCGAGCGGCGGGCGGCCGAGGAGCGGCGGGCGGAGCGGGAGCGGCGGAAGGGGGAGGAACGGCGGGCGGCGAAGGACGCCGAACGGGCCGTGGCGGCGCGGCGCGCGGAGCTGGAGACGGCGCGGGAGCGGCTGGCCGGGGCGCGGGAGCGGGCCGGCGCGCTGGCGGACGAGCTGGCGGCGGCGCGGGAGGCGGTGGCGGCGGCCGAGGAGGCGGAGTGGGCGGCGCGGGCGGCGGTGGGCGACGCGGAGCGGGCCGCCCGCCGCGCCGAACGGCGTCGGCCCCCGGGGTAGGGCACGCGCGAGGAGTCTCAGGCCGGGCGCGCGGTGGCCGGGTGCTCGGGGTCGGGGTGACCGGCCGGCGTGGCGGACCGGGTGACGACGACCGTGCGGCGGGTGGACGTGTGGCCGAAGACGAGGGCGACGGCGGCCAAGCCCGCGGTGGCGCCGAGGAATTGGGCGGCGAGGTAGAGGAGGGCGGAGGCGGGGGCGATCCCGGCGAAGGTGTCGGAGAGTGAACGGGCGGCGGTGAGGGCGGGGTTGGCGAAGCTGTTGGACGGCATGCAGAGGATGGCGGCGCCGATCCAGGCGGGGACGGCGACGGGGACGAGCCGCGCCCGGCCGGAGCGGACGAGTCCGAAGGCCACCAGGAGCAGTCCGGCCGTGGCGACGGCTTCGGCGAGCCAGACGCCGGGGCCCCAGCGCTCGTGGGTGCCGGGCGTCAGGGGCGGGAGTCCGTACATGGCGTGGGCGAGGGCCGCGCCGCTGAGGCCGCCGGTGAGCTGGGCGGGCAGGTAGGCGGCGACGTCGCGGCGGGGAACGTCGCCGGTCCACCAGGCGGCGAGGGTGATGAGCGGGTTCAGGTGGGCTCCGGAGACGGGGCCGAGGACGCCGAGGAGCAGCCCGAGTGCGGTGGCGCTCGCCAGGACGTTGACCAGCAGCGCGACGCCGACGTCCGCGCTGAGCCGGCTCGCGTGGATGCCGGAGCCGATGATGACGGCGGCGAGCAGGCCGGTGCCCAGCGCTTCGGCGGCGACGCGGCGTCGCAGGGAGGCGGGTCGCGTCACGCGGTCACCCCCGGCGCCCTTGACCCATCTGCAACATTTTGTTGAAGACTCATGGTGGTGATGGTGCCAGGTGGGTCAGCGGCCCTCCCCGGCGGGTCGGGGCGCGCGGGGCAGCGCCACGAGGATGAAGAGGGCGTTGACGGCCAGGACGACGGCGCCCAGTTGGAAGGCGAGGGCGTAGCCGGGGGCGAGCCCCTCCGGGGCGGTGCCGGACATGCGGGCCGCCGCGACGGTCGACAGGACCGCGAGCCCGAGCGATCCGCCCATCGTGCGCGCCATGTTGACGAGTCCGGAGGCGATGCCCGCGTCCTCCGTCGGGGCGCCCGTGGTGGCGGCCGACGCGAGCGGGGTCGCCGTCAGGCCCGCGCCCGCCATCATCAGCAGGCCGGGGCCGAGGACCGTGCCCAGGTACGTGCCGTCGGCGTGCAGCGTGCTCTGCCACAGGTATCCGGCGGCCGCCATGACGCAGCCGGCCACCGCGACGTTGCGCGGCCCGGCCCACACCATCAGGCGCGGCGCCGCCTTCGACGCGGCGACGATCACGAGGGAGTGCGGGACGCAGCTCAGGCCCGCCGCGATGGGCGAGTAGAGCAGGACGTTCTGGAGGTAGAGCGTGATGAAGTACCAGGAGCACACCATGGTCGCGCCCATGACGAACATCGCCGTGTTCGCCGCCGCCACGGACGGCAGCCGGAACAGCCGCAGCGGCATGAGCGGCACCGGGGCGCGGGCCTCGACGGCGAGGAACGCGCCCAGGAGGGCCAGGCCGCCGAGCAACGGCACCAGGGCGGAGGGCGATCCCCAGCCCGTGGACTCCGTCTCCACGATCCCGTAGGCGAGGGTGGCCAGCCCGGCGGTGACGAGGACGGCGCCGGGCACGTCGAGCCGCCGCCGGCCGCCGGTGCGGGTCTCCACCAGCCACCAGGCGGCGGCGAGAAGTACGACGACCCCGATCGGCACGTTCACCAGCAGCACCCAGCGCCACGACAGCCCCTCGGTGAGGACGCCGCCGACGAGGCCGCCGGCCGCGCCGCCGCCCGCGCCGACGGCCGTCCAGGTGCCGATGGCCCGGTTGCGGGCGGGCCCTTCGGGGACGGAGACGGTGAGCAGCGTCAGGGTGGAGGGGGCCAGCGCCGCGGCGCCGATGCCCTGCACCGCGCGGGCCGCCAGCAACTGCCAGGACTCCTGGGCCAGTCCGCCCGCGAGGCTGGCGAGGGTGAACAGGGTGAGGCCGATGAGGAAGAGGCGTTTGCGGCCGAAGAGGTCCCCGGCGCGTCCGCCGAAGAGGAGGAACCCGGCGAAGGTGATGGTGTAGGCGTTGACGACCCACTGCAGTCCGGCCGGGCTCATGCCCAGGTCGTCGCGCATCGAGGGCAGGGCGACGTTGACGACGGCGATGTCGAGGACGACGAGGAACTGTCCGGCGCAGGCTGCGAACAGCACGGCCCACAGCGGCGGGGTGCGGCGTCGCGCGGTGGATATCCGTGATGCGGCGGGGACTTGGACCATTCAGCCATGTTATGGCGGCGCGTACCGGGCCCGGGACGCCCGGTTGGGGTCAGCGGCCCAGGTGGTCGCGCACCGTGGCGGTGATGGCGGCGGTGTAGCGGTCGATGCCGGGGGACGGACGCGGGCAGGGCTTGGGGTCCGACGTCGTGGGGGCCAGGCAGAAGTGCAGCAGGTCGTCCTCGCGGTGCAGCGGCGTGCGGCCGTCCTCGCAGTGGTCCGGGGTGTCCCGCTCCTCCTGCGTGCAGGGCAGCGTCCGCGTCCAGGTGTAGCGGGCGCCGGGGCGGCTGACGGCGGCACCGGCGTCGGAGAGCAGGGCGTCCGTGCGCGGGGCGAGTTCCTCGTAGACGGCGTTGACGCGGCGGACGCGGTCGGGCGCCATCGCGTCGGGGCCCTGGAGGACCCAGACGAGTTGCGGCGCGGGGGTGCCGTTCTCCTCGGCGGCGGTGCGGATCTGCTCGGTCAGCCGTTCGGCGTCGGCGGTGTAGCGGGCGTAGTACTCCGGTGTGCCGGAGCCGACGCGGTCCATGCAGGGCGTGTAGCCCCAGGAGTTGCCCCAGAACTGGAGGACGACGACGGTCGGCCGGAAGGAGCGCACCAGGGCGGCGGCCTTGTCCTCGGCGGGGACGAGCGACTCGACGTCCCGGCCCTCCAGGTAGTCGCACAGGGTGGTGCCGGAGTAGGGCGCGCCGAGGTAGGTCGTCCGGTCCAGCTCGCCGACGCGGCGGCCGAGTTCGTCCTGCATCTCCATGGCGAGCGAGTCGCCGATGAACAGGACGCGGGCGGGCTCCCGTTCGGCGGGTTCGGCCTCCTCCGGCTCCTCCTCGGCGGCGCCCCGCGCTTCGCCCGGCAGGTAGACGGGCCGGTCGTCCCCGGCCTCGGGCCGCTCGCGCGCCGACGTCGACGACCCGGCCCACACGTACCCGACGGCCAGCACGGCGCCGACGAGCCCGAGCGCCAGCCACACCGCGATGTGCTTCCGCATCCCGCCCTCCCCACGGTCGACGGCCACCCAAGCACATCGCGGGCCCGGCTTCTACCGGTCGGTAGCCATCGGCTGCGGCAGCGCCTCGCGGACCTTCGCGGCCGTCTGGGCGGGGTCGTAGCCGGCCGGAACGCCGGGCACGATGACGCAGTCGCCGGTGATGTGCCGGGTGCGCAGCGGCAGCACCTCCTGGTAGGCGGGTGACGCGTACCAGGCCCGCGCGCTCTCCAGGTCGGGGAAGCCGATGACGACGACGTCCCCGGGCCAGCTGCCCTCCAGCACCTCGACCTGGGCGCCGTG contains the following coding sequences:
- a CDS encoding SGNH/GDSL hydrolase family protein, translating into MRKHIAVWLALGLVGAVLAVGYVWAGSSTSARERPEAGDDRPVYLPGEARGAAEEEPEEAEPAEREPARVLFIGDSLAMEMQDELGRRVGELDRTTYLGAPYSGTTLCDYLEGRDVESLVPAEDKAAALVRSFRPTVVVLQFWGNSWGYTPCMDRVGSGTPEYYARYTADAERLTEQIRTAAEENGTPAPQLVWVLQGPDAMAPDRVRRVNAVYEELAPRTDALLSDAGAAVSRPGARYTWTRTLPCTQEERDTPDHCEDGRTPLHREDDLLHFCLAPTTSDPKPCPRPSPGIDRYTAAITATVRDHLGR
- a CDS encoding MFS transporter, coding for MVQVPAASRISTARRRTPPLWAVLFAACAGQFLVVLDIAVVNVALPSMRDDLGMSPAGLQWVVNAYTITFAGFLLFGGRAGDLFGRKRLFLIGLTLFTLASLAGGLAQESWQLLAARAVQGIGAAALAPSTLTLLTVSVPEGPARNRAIGTWTAVGAGGGAAGGLVGGVLTEGLSWRWVLLVNVPIGVVVLLAAAWWLVETRTGGRRRLDVPGAVLVTAGLATLAYGIVETESTGWGSPSALVPLLGGLALLGAFLAVEARAPVPLMPLRLFRLPSVAAANTAMFVMGATMVCSWYFITLYLQNVLLYSPIAAGLSCVPHSLVIVAASKAAPRLMVWAGPRNVAVAGCVMAAAGYLWQSTLHADGTYLGTVLGPGLLMMAGAGLTATPLASAATTGAPTEDAGIASGLVNMARTMGGSLGLAVLSTVAAARMSGTAPEGLAPGYALAFQLGAVVLAVNALFILVALPRAPRPAGEGR
- a CDS encoding DUF1330 domain-containing protein, encoding MNAYAIAHLREFRPHPDIPRYIELIQATLEPYSGRFLVHGAQVEVLEGSWPGDVVVIGFPDLESARAWYASPAYQEVLPLRTRHITGDCVIVPGVPAGYDPAQTAAKVREALPQPMATDR
- a CDS encoding MIP/aquaporin family protein, with amino-acid sequence MTRPASLRRRVAAEALGTGLLAAVIIGSGIHASRLSADVGVALLVNVLASATALGLLLGVLGPVSGAHLNPLITLAAWWTGDVPRRDVAAYLPAQLTGGLSGAALAHAMYGLPPLTPGTHERWGPGVWLAEAVATAGLLLVAFGLVRSGRARLVPVAVPAWIGAAILCMPSNSFANPALTAARSLSDTFAGIAPASALLYLAAQFLGATAGLAAVALVFGHTSTRRTVVVTRSATPAGHPDPEHPATARPA